The following coding sequences lie in one Synechococcus sp. CC9902 genomic window:
- a CDS encoding TldD/PmbA family protein: MTDVFSNHWKDLLETLLNRGAGAGADLVEVFLERTNHVGVLAEQDQITSVNPSFAKGAGLRVFRGGRDGFVSTNDLTQDGLTRALDQALAMLGLDVNSLSSSDDRFNGLDSLIDHGVTKNDWLSRCPTLVSASQRLLEGTSELERIGQHLQVRRGSYSRDWQEVLVAASDGTFARDIRLHQSTGLSVLAADGDHRSSVGRRYGSTDRPDDLLQWNVETSAAEVCESAGTMLRADYVDAGQMPVVLANRFGGVIFHEACGHLLETTQIERGTTPFADQVGSLIAHPSVTAVDEGLSGGAFGSLSMDDEGMEPQRTVLIKDGILQRFISDRAGELRTGHQRTGSGRRQSHAFAAASRMRNTFIAAGPHKPKDLLASVDRGLYCKAMGGGSVGPTGQFNFSVEEGYLIENGELTKPVKGATLIGDAKEVMPRISMCADDLELAAGFCGSVSGSIFVTVGQPHIKVDSITVGGR, from the coding sequence TTGACTGACGTTTTTTCAAACCACTGGAAGGATCTTCTTGAGACCCTTCTCAACCGCGGTGCTGGAGCTGGAGCTGATCTCGTTGAAGTGTTTCTTGAACGAACAAATCATGTCGGTGTTTTAGCCGAACAGGATCAAATTACCAGTGTGAATCCCTCATTCGCCAAGGGTGCAGGATTACGCGTTTTTCGTGGTGGGAGAGATGGATTTGTCAGCACAAATGATTTAACTCAGGACGGATTAACCCGCGCACTCGATCAAGCCCTTGCCATGCTTGGTCTAGATGTGAACTCCCTCTCCAGCAGTGATGACCGTTTCAATGGTTTGGATTCACTGATCGATCATGGTGTTACCAAAAACGATTGGCTGAGTCGGTGCCCCACTCTTGTGAGTGCCAGTCAGCGACTCTTAGAAGGAACAAGCGAGCTCGAACGAATCGGGCAACATCTTCAGGTTCGACGCGGCAGCTACTCGCGGGATTGGCAAGAGGTCTTGGTCGCTGCTTCAGATGGCACGTTTGCTCGTGACATACGACTTCATCAATCCACGGGCCTGTCAGTATTAGCGGCTGATGGTGATCATCGTTCGAGCGTTGGTCGTCGATACGGCAGCACAGATCGACCCGATGATCTTTTGCAATGGAATGTCGAAACGAGTGCGGCGGAAGTTTGTGAAAGTGCAGGAACAATGCTGCGCGCTGATTATGTCGACGCTGGGCAAATGCCAGTTGTGTTAGCCAATCGTTTTGGAGGTGTAATTTTCCATGAAGCTTGTGGGCACTTACTCGAAACCACCCAAATTGAACGGGGCACAACACCGTTTGCTGATCAAGTTGGATCGCTGATCGCACACCCATCTGTCACAGCTGTCGACGAGGGCCTGAGCGGAGGAGCATTCGGATCGTTATCGATGGATGACGAAGGCATGGAACCTCAACGCACGGTTTTGATCAAGGATGGGATTCTTCAGCGATTCATCAGTGATCGGGCTGGCGAACTTCGCACCGGTCATCAACGAACAGGCAGTGGACGTCGACAAAGCCATGCATTTGCAGCTGCAAGTCGGATGAGAAACACATTTATTGCCGCTGGTCCTCACAAACCAAAAGATCTGCTTGCTTCTGTCGATCGTGGTTTGTATTGCAAGGCGATGGGCGGCGGAAGTGTTGGCCCAACAGGTCAATTTAATTTTTCAGTTGAGGAAGGATATCTCATTGAAAATGGCGAACTCACGAAACCTGTGAAAGGAGCAACTCTTATTGGTGATGCCAAAGAGGTCATGCCGAGAATTTCGATGTGTGCCGATGATCTTGAGTTAGCCGCTGGATTTTGCGGATCTGTAAGCGGAAGTATTTTCGTCACCGTTGGTCAGCCCCACATCAAAGTGGACTCAATTACTGTTGGAGGACGTTGA
- a CDS encoding DUF2996 domain-containing protein — translation MSEAPANKPAAKPKPPKPEDKPFPEFIDTLFLPAVAKQLLENGITADRLERVEGDRPVVGGRCPMVVGDLPGGRRFWLCFAKEDINSGKVIALADPGSDPTLLESFLIDEKRMSLPLLVSRLLQRLNGQKWLGSN, via the coding sequence GTGAGCGAAGCGCCAGCAAACAAACCAGCTGCCAAGCCAAAACCACCGAAACCGGAGGACAAACCTTTTCCGGAGTTCATCGACACGTTGTTTTTGCCTGCGGTGGCAAAACAGCTTTTAGAAAATGGCATCACTGCTGATCGTCTCGAACGCGTTGAAGGTGATCGACCTGTTGTTGGCGGTCGTTGCCCGATGGTTGTGGGCGACCTCCCTGGTGGGCGCAGATTTTGGCTTTGTTTTGCCAAGGAAGACATCAACAGTGGCAAGGTGATTGCCTTGGCCGATCCAGGCAGTGATCCCACCTTGTTGGAGAGCTTCCTAATCGACGAGAAGCGGATGTCGCTGCCCTTGCTTGTCTCCCGCCTGTTGCAGCGATTAAACGGGCAGAAATGGTTGGGGAGTAATTAA
- a CDS encoding TMEM165/GDT1 family protein has protein sequence MDFALLLSTFVTVFLAELGDKTQLATVAISGTSDRPLAVFLGSSSALVLASLLGALAGGSVATVIPSDLLQLVASLGFLVIGSRLLWPLLRGQAKESDETDQSNS, from the coding sequence ATGGACTTTGCTCTCCTCCTTTCCACATTCGTCACCGTTTTTCTCGCGGAACTGGGTGACAAAACCCAGCTAGCAACGGTCGCGATCAGTGGCACATCCGATCGTCCACTCGCGGTTTTTCTTGGATCGTCTTCCGCTCTTGTTTTGGCGAGTTTGTTGGGAGCGCTTGCTGGTGGTTCTGTCGCCACTGTGATTCCCAGTGACCTACTGCAACTCGTAGCGTCACTTGGCTTTTTAGTGATCGGATCACGTCTTCTTTGGCCGTTACTGCGAGGTCAAGCGAAAGAGTCAGACGAAACCGATCAGTCGAACTCTTAA
- the recJ gene encoding single-stranded-DNA-specific exonuclease RecJ, which translates to MPVDPPNWCWSLPAVVDPDPLPGLELPLPLRALLRRRGFRSVEEAKQFLIPTSLPEAELHFPDLKKATNRLVEACQNNETVAICGDYDADGMTSTALLLRALGPLGAAPRAAIPSRMEEGYGLNPSMVDRQHRDGVKILVTVDNGVAASAALRRAADLGMEVIVTDHHTIPDKPAPMTALIHPATTPDGSPYRGLAGVGLAYVLARAVAEQLNQPEAICSARDLFCVGTVADMAPLIGANRAWLLEGLNQLHRTECFGLQALQRLAGLGEHPLTADDIGFQLAPRINAVGRLGEPRLVVELLTAEEPTTAMALARRCDDFNRQRRDLCDAIEAEAVALVEADSSDQLPSFLLLAQSHWHHGVIGIVAARLVERYHRPAALLAGDGEGLMRASVRSPRGFAVDQALNHCATLLERFGGHPAAGGFTVRAENVHALHELLCDQADSWLKQQGQGLPIQPDALLRLDEVNWDLWKSLQSLAPFGIGHEVPLFWSRDCTVEERRDLKGGHLALRLRQAKTERRAIAWRWDPASHVPDQCDVAYRISVNRWQGEQRLQLELKAIRTHSDSVMLQRGLRNYVAKQISSSTFTLTNSDGQSLQAAIDDNLSLVSNDELAKDSRVSQLLEEAVLGLGLRP; encoded by the coding sequence TTGCCAGTAGATCCCCCGAATTGGTGCTGGTCCCTACCAGCGGTGGTCGATCCAGACCCATTGCCAGGGCTTGAACTCCCGCTACCACTTCGTGCCCTATTGCGACGTCGTGGATTTCGTTCGGTCGAAGAAGCCAAACAATTTCTGATCCCAACATCACTGCCGGAGGCAGAACTTCATTTTCCCGATCTAAAAAAAGCAACAAATCGCTTGGTCGAAGCGTGTCAGAACAACGAAACCGTGGCGATCTGCGGCGACTATGACGCCGATGGAATGACCAGTACTGCGTTGCTGTTGCGTGCCCTAGGGCCCTTAGGAGCTGCTCCTAGGGCAGCGATCCCCTCTCGTATGGAAGAGGGCTATGGACTCAATCCGTCCATGGTTGATCGACAGCACCGCGATGGCGTCAAAATTCTCGTCACCGTGGACAACGGAGTTGCCGCGTCTGCTGCACTCCGGCGCGCCGCAGATTTGGGAATGGAAGTGATCGTGACGGACCATCACACCATTCCGGACAAACCAGCGCCGATGACAGCCCTGATCCACCCGGCAACAACACCTGATGGGTCTCCCTATCGAGGCTTGGCAGGTGTGGGGTTGGCCTACGTGTTGGCGCGAGCCGTTGCTGAACAACTGAATCAACCTGAAGCCATCTGTTCAGCCCGAGATCTCTTCTGCGTTGGCACCGTCGCCGATATGGCTCCACTCATCGGTGCCAACCGTGCGTGGTTGCTAGAGGGACTCAATCAACTTCATCGCACTGAATGCTTCGGCTTACAAGCACTTCAACGGCTTGCCGGTTTGGGGGAACACCCACTCACTGCAGACGACATTGGTTTTCAGCTCGCCCCACGCATAAACGCAGTTGGGCGCTTGGGTGAACCTCGTCTCGTTGTGGAGTTGTTAACCGCCGAAGAACCAACAACAGCCATGGCGTTGGCCCGACGTTGTGATGATTTCAACCGTCAACGACGTGATCTTTGCGATGCCATAGAGGCAGAGGCTGTTGCTTTGGTCGAAGCCGATTCTTCCGATCAGTTGCCCTCATTTCTTCTCTTGGCCCAGAGTCACTGGCACCACGGCGTGATCGGCATTGTTGCTGCTCGTTTGGTGGAGAGGTACCACCGACCAGCTGCCCTGCTTGCCGGCGATGGAGAGGGACTGATGCGCGCCTCGGTGCGATCGCCCCGCGGCTTTGCCGTTGATCAAGCGTTGAATCACTGCGCCACGCTTTTAGAACGATTTGGTGGTCATCCAGCAGCAGGAGGTTTCACTGTCCGAGCCGAGAATGTTCATGCCCTCCATGAACTGCTGTGTGATCAAGCTGATTCGTGGTTAAAGCAACAAGGCCAGGGTTTACCCATCCAACCCGACGCGCTGCTCCGGTTGGATGAAGTGAATTGGGATCTCTGGAAATCTCTTCAATCACTGGCCCCCTTTGGAATCGGCCATGAAGTTCCCCTGTTCTGGTCCAGGGATTGCACTGTTGAAGAGAGGCGTGACCTAAAAGGTGGGCACCTGGCACTCAGATTGCGTCAAGCCAAAACAGAGCGCAGGGCGATTGCCTGGCGATGGGATCCCGCTAGCCATGTTCCAGATCAGTGTGATGTGGCTTACCGCATCAGTGTGAATCGCTGGCAGGGCGAGCAAAGGCTCCAGTTGGAACTCAAGGCCATCCGAACGCACAGCGACTCTGTGATGCTCCAACGGGGTCTGAGAAATTATGTGGCGAAGCAGATTTCAAGCTCAACATTCACCCTCACCAACAGTGATGGGCAATCATTGCAAGCTGCAATCGACGACAACCTATCGCTCGTTAGCAATGATGAGCTTGCTAAGGATTCAAGGGTGAGTCAGTTGCTTGAAGAGGCTGTTTTAGGCCTAGGACTTCGTCCTTAA
- a CDS encoding TMEM165/GDT1 family protein, with protein sequence MTEPGEITSGRPGFVAVLFSTFTTVFLAELGDKTQLATLLLSAQSGSPGLVFLGAALALICSSLVGVLVGQWLAKTLPPERLELMAGVLMVCLGLWLGLQASRSLLVIGSQA encoded by the coding sequence ATGACTGAGCCAGGTGAAATAACTTCTGGACGCCCTGGCTTCGTCGCTGTTTTATTCAGCACCTTCACTACTGTTTTTCTTGCCGAGCTTGGAGACAAAACACAGCTCGCCACGCTTTTGTTGTCGGCTCAGTCCGGTTCGCCTGGCCTTGTTTTTCTCGGAGCAGCGCTGGCGTTGATCTGCTCAAGCCTTGTTGGTGTCTTGGTTGGTCAATGGCTCGCCAAAACTCTGCCCCCAGAACGCCTTGAATTGATGGCCGGCGTGCTCATGGTTTGCCTTGGTCTGTGGCTTGGACTCCAAGCCAGCCGATCACTTCTTGTTATCGGATCCCAGGCTTAA
- a CDS encoding YkgJ family cysteine cluster protein encodes MNKQSPSWRCIHHCGACCRLCPEERGEALAALSEEQRVTYLSMVGDDGWCIHYDSGGQRCTIYAERPDFCRVSELGTLFDVPPDELDSFAISCCRQQIRATYGGRSGVMRRFDRAQRTEVDRHD; translated from the coding sequence ATGAACAAGCAATCCCCATCGTGGCGCTGCATCCATCATTGCGGAGCCTGCTGCAGGCTTTGCCCCGAAGAACGAGGTGAAGCACTCGCGGCTCTCAGCGAAGAACAGCGAGTGACTTATCTATCCATGGTTGGGGATGATGGATGGTGCATCCATTACGACAGTGGGGGACAACGCTGCACCATTTATGCCGAACGTCCTGATTTTTGTCGCGTCAGTGAGTTGGGAACATTGTTTGACGTCCCCCCAGATGAATTGGATTCATTTGCTATTTCCTGTTGCAGACAACAGATTCGCGCCACCTATGGCGGACGGAGTGGCGTAATGCGTAGGTTTGATCGTGCCCAACGAACGGAAGTTGACCGACATGACTGA
- the psb30 gene encoding photosystem II reaction center protein Ycf12/Psb30 — translation MGFDFHLIANFAALALIALAGPAVVFILFYRRGAL, via the coding sequence ATGGGCTTCGATTTCCACCTGATCGCCAACTTCGCCGCCCTCGCCCTCATCGCTCTTGCAGGTCCGGCGGTTGTCTTCATCCTCTTCTACCGCCGAGGAGCGCTCTGA
- a CDS encoding RNB domain-containing ribonuclease produces MKFTVADLLDQLSSSDSVETAVVAKILKLTNQSDKKSLDIAIDALSKMGVLTRRDGDVVALSRNDELIDARLRCSSKGFCFAIRDDGGDDIYIRDHQLNHAWNGDRVLVRITREGGRRRSPEGGVQCILERSTTSLLGQVERRDDQLFAVPLDDRMLTTIRLPDTAMEHLSSEEPTAVVEVLVDRYPIAQHPAMGQVVRPLPLNGGPAADRDLLLTKAGLHQRPSPPRGSGKAPAAKGRVDFTDQPALLLRSWTDSSAPGLPAVHVEARDGGCRLWLHAPAVAERIIGSNALDLWLRERMEALCLGENWQPLLQPSLNAITNFVPGEEAEAVTVRMDISQEGELTDWEFSLSTIKPAAFIGVAQLKALDERKPKSRSIPAALKGIKDHLGQLETLRFCESCLRKNEQAQGFVQLDLCPPQLESLADLRWADPISLRHRWIDAPVSSDPHSLLQPLIRAADRAWQLHREALKLPGITTHTGDPDPSPLTDVAKSAIALELPLELDEEGSPSAQELIGVFSESPHRRVLEQQLSHALPAINFVAVVPTFAPLDAEQTLPEDSLGDPGHAPVEILQKVSSTPWCCATMSYAHLVNQQILVSLLQDGKDRPTVRQKERLILGRQGCEQDLSWALFTGSQNEKLKSLVSDRLVQRLNGRRRQVLELEKDLLSMVQARAAQPLVGLTTDGRISGVQSYGFFVEVGESRVEGLVHVSSLNDDWYEYRSRQNRLVGRKNKRVYQLGDTVQVRVIKVDVLRNQIDLEVDPVFFDKPTDQGEIPQSASIPFDNQ; encoded by the coding sequence ATGAAATTCACGGTCGCCGATCTACTCGACCAGTTGTCCTCCAGTGATTCGGTTGAGACAGCTGTCGTTGCCAAAATACTGAAGCTGACGAATCAATCAGATAAGAAATCTTTGGACATAGCGATTGATGCCCTCTCAAAAATGGGTGTTCTGACTCGCCGCGATGGAGATGTTGTTGCACTTTCTCGAAACGATGAATTGATTGATGCCCGACTTCGATGTAGCAGTAAGGGATTTTGTTTTGCGATTCGAGACGATGGCGGCGACGATATTTATATCCGAGATCATCAACTCAACCATGCCTGGAACGGCGATCGAGTTCTTGTAAGGATTACGCGGGAAGGGGGTCGTCGTCGTTCTCCGGAAGGAGGTGTGCAGTGCATTTTGGAGCGTTCCACTACTTCACTTCTTGGACAGGTTGAACGTCGAGACGATCAATTGTTTGCTGTTCCACTCGACGATCGGATGCTCACCACCATCCGACTGCCGGATACAGCGATGGAACATTTGTCGAGTGAAGAGCCCACTGCAGTCGTTGAGGTTCTTGTCGATCGCTATCCAATTGCTCAACATCCGGCCATGGGGCAAGTGGTTCGTCCGCTTCCTCTGAATGGTGGACCAGCCGCAGATCGCGATCTTCTTTTAACCAAAGCAGGACTTCACCAACGTCCCTCGCCACCCCGTGGCTCTGGCAAGGCTCCTGCAGCGAAAGGTCGTGTCGACTTCACAGATCAACCCGCTTTGTTGTTGAGAAGTTGGACTGATTCGAGCGCACCTGGGCTTCCCGCTGTTCATGTGGAAGCGCGTGATGGAGGTTGTCGGCTTTGGTTGCATGCTCCTGCTGTTGCAGAGCGCATCATCGGGAGCAATGCTCTGGACCTCTGGTTGAGAGAACGGATGGAAGCCCTTTGTCTCGGAGAAAATTGGCAACCATTGCTCCAACCTTCGCTCAACGCCATAACCAACTTCGTACCTGGTGAAGAAGCTGAAGCCGTAACCGTTCGCATGGATATATCCCAAGAGGGTGAACTAACTGATTGGGAATTCAGTCTTTCAACTATCAAGCCGGCGGCTTTCATTGGGGTTGCACAACTGAAAGCCCTTGATGAACGCAAACCCAAGTCGCGAAGCATTCCGGCAGCGCTCAAAGGGATCAAAGATCATTTAGGTCAACTTGAGACACTGCGCTTTTGTGAAAGTTGCTTGAGGAAGAATGAGCAGGCTCAAGGTTTCGTTCAGTTGGACCTATGTCCACCGCAATTAGAAAGCTTGGCTGATCTGCGTTGGGCAGATCCGATTAGCTTGCGCCATCGCTGGATTGACGCACCAGTTTCTTCAGATCCTCATTCTCTCCTTCAGCCCTTGATTCGCGCTGCAGATCGTGCCTGGCAACTGCATCGTGAAGCACTGAAACTTCCAGGCATCACTACACACACAGGAGATCCAGATCCATCCCCCCTCACTGATGTAGCCAAAAGTGCAATTGCACTTGAATTGCCCTTGGAATTGGATGAGGAAGGGAGCCCTTCTGCGCAGGAGTTAATCGGAGTGTTTAGTGAGTCACCGCATCGAAGGGTGCTCGAACAACAACTCAGCCATGCCTTGCCAGCAATCAATTTTGTGGCTGTTGTACCAACGTTTGCACCCCTTGATGCAGAGCAAACTTTGCCTGAAGATTCCTTAGGGGATCCTGGTCATGCGCCTGTTGAAATCCTCCAAAAAGTCTCTTCAACGCCATGGTGTTGCGCCACGATGAGTTATGCGCATCTGGTGAATCAACAAATCTTGGTGTCATTGCTCCAAGACGGTAAAGATCGACCAACAGTGCGCCAAAAAGAGAGATTGATTCTTGGCCGTCAAGGTTGCGAACAAGATCTCAGCTGGGCTTTATTCACCGGAAGTCAAAACGAAAAACTCAAGTCTTTGGTTAGCGATCGTTTAGTCCAACGGCTGAATGGTCGCCGGCGGCAAGTCTTGGAGCTTGAAAAAGATCTGTTATCCATGGTTCAGGCCCGCGCTGCTCAGCCTTTGGTGGGATTAACGACTGATGGTCGAATCAGTGGAGTTCAAAGCTATGGATTTTTTGTCGAAGTTGGTGAAAGTCGTGTGGAAGGTTTGGTGCACGTCAGCTCACTAAACGATGATTGGTATGAATATCGTTCACGACAAAATCGTCTCGTTGGTCGGAAAAACAAACGCGTCTATCAACTTGGAGATACGGTTCAAGTCCGTGTAATCAAGGTGGATGTTTTACGCAACCAAATTGATCTTGAGGTGGATCCTGTGTTCTTTGACAAACCAACGGATCAAGGAGAAATTCCTCAATCTGCATCGATCCCATTCGACAATCAATAA
- a CDS encoding HAD-IA family hydrolase produces the protein MTALRAVFWDVDGTLADTEMEGHRPAFNQAFRDLGLPFHWNKELYSELLSIAGGIPRVSIYAKDQGISLTEHQLNRLRDVKREHYFSRVREGHVRWRTGVVRLVNELHDHDVQQWIVTSSGGPSVQALLHQAKGVLPDFDGVVTSDDVARGKPSSDGYCLALKRSGVDSSCGIAIEDSAVGLKAATTAGLPCVLTPSPWDLDLSDSCDLATAVLNHLGDQNNPSLLQQGPPCLDGMVTLNYMESLLPHSRP, from the coding sequence ATGACTGCTCTAAGAGCTGTGTTCTGGGATGTAGACGGCACCCTTGCTGACACGGAGATGGAGGGACATCGTCCAGCTTTTAATCAGGCTTTTCGTGATTTGGGGCTGCCATTTCACTGGAACAAGGAGCTGTATTCCGAACTGCTATCCATTGCGGGAGGCATTCCTCGTGTATCGATCTATGCGAAGGATCAGGGGATCAGCCTCACAGAACACCAGCTGAACCGCTTACGAGATGTGAAACGCGAGCATTATTTTTCCCGTGTTCGTGAAGGCCATGTGCGGTGGCGAACAGGCGTCGTTCGTCTTGTGAACGAATTGCACGATCACGATGTCCAGCAATGGATCGTGACCTCCAGTGGAGGGCCATCTGTTCAGGCACTGCTTCATCAAGCCAAAGGAGTCCTCCCGGATTTCGATGGCGTGGTGACATCTGACGATGTAGCCAGAGGAAAACCCAGTTCAGATGGTTACTGTTTGGCACTCAAGCGCAGTGGGGTTGACTCGAGCTGTGGGATAGCAATCGAAGATTCAGCTGTAGGTCTTAAGGCAGCAACAACTGCTGGCCTGCCATGTGTGTTGACCCCGTCTCCTTGGGATCTGGACCTTTCGGACAGTTGTGATCTCGCCACTGCCGTTCTGAACCACCTTGGAGACCAAAACAATCCATCCCTGCTTCAGCAGGGCCCCCCTTGCCTGGATGGAATGGTGACGCTGAACTACATGGAGTCGTTGTTGCCTCACTCACGTCCATGA
- a CDS encoding flavin prenyltransferase UbiX, with product MHPYVLAVTGASAQPLAERALQLLLANDRKVHLVLSRGAHEVFRAEQGLSIPVDPEQQIPFWRERLKVEDGELICHRWNDQSSSIASGSYRTKAMVIVPCSMGTVGRINAGIATDLIERCADVHLKERRPLVIAPRETPWNLIHLRNLTALAEAGATIAPPTPAWYTQPKSLDDMVDFLVVRLFDGLDEDLAPLQRWTGPIQ from the coding sequence ATGCATCCTTATGTTCTCGCTGTTACTGGTGCATCAGCACAACCCTTGGCTGAACGAGCGCTTCAGCTCCTCTTGGCGAATGATCGGAAAGTTCATTTAGTGCTAAGTCGCGGAGCGCATGAAGTATTTCGCGCTGAGCAAGGACTTTCGATCCCAGTCGATCCAGAACAACAAATTCCTTTTTGGAGAGAACGTCTAAAGGTTGAGGATGGCGAGCTCATTTGCCATCGATGGAATGATCAAAGTTCGTCGATCGCCAGTGGAAGTTACCGAACGAAAGCCATGGTGATTGTTCCTTGCAGCATGGGAACTGTTGGACGAATTAATGCTGGCATTGCCACAGACTTGATTGAACGATGTGCCGATGTTCATCTCAAAGAACGGCGTCCCCTTGTGATTGCTCCAAGAGAAACTCCTTGGAATTTGATTCACCTACGCAATCTCACTGCCTTAGCGGAGGCCGGAGCCACGATTGCCCCGCCAACCCCTGCTTGGTACACCCAACCAAAATCGTTGGACGACATGGTGGACTTTCTGGTCGTTCGTTTATTTGATGGCCTAGACGAAGACCTGGCTCCACTTCAGCGCTGGACTGGGCCGATTCAATGA
- the acsF gene encoding magnesium-protoporphyrin IX monomethyl ester (oxidative) cyclase codes for MVPPTAVANQTAESAVSTKDPVKDTILTPRFYTTDFEAMAAMDLRPNEAELEAICEEFRKDYNRHHFVRNEEFDGAADKLDPETRKVFVEFLEQSCTSEFSGFLLYKELSRRIKTTNPLLAECFGHMARDEARHAGFLNKSMSDFGMQLDLGFLTASKNYTFFKPKFIFYATYLSEKIGYWRYIAIFRHLEKNPDSKIFPIFNFFENWCQDENRHGDFFDALMKAQPDTVRGPVAKLWCRFFLLAVFATMYVRDVARKEFYESLGLDARTYDKMVIEKTNDTSARVFPVVLDVNNKKFWIRLERLVNNNAALNAADASDSPAPIKLIRKLPYWVANGAEMAKLFLMPAIDSSKYQPAVR; via the coding sequence ATGGTCCCTCCCACCGCAGTGGCTAACCAGACGGCTGAAAGTGCCGTTTCAACAAAGGATCCTGTCAAGGACACGATCCTGACGCCACGCTTTTACACGACAGATTTCGAGGCCATGGCGGCCATGGACCTGCGTCCCAACGAAGCGGAATTGGAAGCTATATGTGAAGAATTTCGGAAAGATTACAACCGACACCATTTTGTCCGGAATGAGGAATTTGATGGGGCTGCGGACAAACTTGACCCTGAAACGCGAAAAGTATTTGTTGAATTCCTTGAGCAAAGTTGCACATCTGAGTTCTCTGGGTTCTTGCTCTACAAAGAATTAAGCCGTCGAATCAAAACAACCAATCCACTGCTGGCTGAATGTTTTGGTCACATGGCCCGTGATGAAGCCCGCCATGCAGGATTTTTAAATAAATCGATGAGCGATTTTGGAATGCAGCTCGACCTTGGATTCCTAACCGCAAGCAAGAATTACACCTTCTTTAAACCTAAATTTATCTTTTACGCTACCTATCTATCTGAGAAGATTGGATATTGGCGTTATATCGCTATTTTCCGTCATCTCGAGAAAAACCCGGATAGCAAAATTTTCCCTATCTTTAATTTCTTCGAAAACTGGTGCCAAGACGAAAATCGTCATGGAGATTTCTTCGATGCCCTGATGAAGGCTCAACCCGATACTGTTCGTGGCCCCGTTGCCAAGTTGTGGTGCAGATTTTTCTTATTGGCCGTCTTCGCCACGATGTACGTCAGGGACGTTGCACGAAAGGAGTTTTATGAGTCACTTGGCTTAGACGCAAGGACTTACGACAAAATGGTGATCGAAAAAACGAACGACACATCAGCAAGAGTGTTCCCAGTGGTTCTTGACGTGAATAACAAGAAGTTTTGGATTCGTCTCGAGCGGTTAGTGAATAACAATGCAGCACTGAATGCTGCCGATGCAAGTGATTCACCAGCACCGATCAAATTGATTCGTAAACTCCCCTATTGGGTTGCCAATGGTGCTGAGATGGCAAAGCTCTTCTTGATGCCGGCCATTGATAGTTCCAAATATCAGCCTGCAGTGCGCTGA